Proteins from one Nitrobacteraceae bacterium AZCC 2146 genomic window:
- a CDS encoding topoisomerase-4 subunit B (product_source=KO:K02622; cath_funfam=3.30.230.10,3.30.565.10,3.40.50.670; cog=COG0187; ko=KO:K02622; pfam=PF00204,PF00986,PF01751,PF02518; smart=SM00433; superfamily=54211,55874; tigrfam=TIGR01055) has product MSKPLKSNKDDLFGRTTPKSAAPKAAPRAASAEDGYTAADIEVLEGLEPVRRRPGMYIGGTDEKALHHLFAEVIDNSMDEALAGHASFIEVELSADGFLTVSDNGRGIPVDPHPKFPKKSALEVIMCTLHAGGKFDSKVYETSGGLHGVGVSVVNALSSLLEVEVARNQQLYKMTFARGIPQGKIVDLGKVHNRRGTRIRFKPDTEIFGAKAAFRPQRLFKMARSKAYLFGGVEIRWRCDPELLKGLDDVPAEDTFHFPGGLKDYLGAAIHADTLVHPDIFSGKSGRNGAHGACEWAVAWTADADGFLSSYTNTVPTPDGGTHEAGMRSALLRGLKDHAERAGQGKRSGSITSEDVMVGAAVMLSVFVREPEFQGQTKDRLATAEAQKIVEQAIKDPFDHWLSGNPVQANKLLEFVLERADERLRRRAEKEISRKTAVKKLRLPGKLADCTNTASEGSELFIVEGDSAGGSAKQARDRKTQAILPLRGKILNVASATKDKLTANAQLSDLMQAIGCGIGPHYREEDLRYSKIIIMTDADVDGAHIASLLITFFYRQTPRLIDEGHLYLAVPPLYRLTHGAKTIYARDDAHKDALLKSEFNANAKVDVGRFKGLGEMMPAQLKETTMDPSKRTMLRVVLLADDREGTADSVERLMGTKAEARFAFISDKAEFASEDLLDV; this is encoded by the coding sequence ATGTCGAAGCCATTGAAATCAAACAAAGATGACCTTTTCGGGCGGACTACCCCGAAATCAGCCGCCCCCAAGGCCGCCCCCCGCGCGGCCTCGGCCGAGGACGGTTATACCGCCGCGGACATTGAGGTCCTGGAGGGCCTGGAGCCGGTGCGGCGCCGGCCGGGCATGTATATCGGCGGCACTGACGAGAAGGCGCTGCACCATCTGTTCGCCGAGGTGATCGACAATTCGATGGACGAGGCGCTGGCTGGCCACGCCTCCTTCATCGAGGTCGAATTGTCGGCCGATGGCTTCCTCACCGTCTCCGACAACGGTCGCGGCATCCCGGTCGATCCGCACCCGAAATTTCCGAAGAAATCCGCCCTCGAAGTCATCATGTGCACGCTGCACGCCGGCGGCAAGTTCGACTCCAAGGTCTATGAGACCTCCGGCGGCCTGCATGGCGTCGGCGTTTCCGTGGTCAACGCGCTGTCCTCGCTGCTCGAGGTCGAGGTCGCCCGCAACCAGCAGCTCTACAAGATGACCTTCGCCCGCGGCATTCCGCAGGGCAAGATCGTCGACCTCGGCAAGGTACATAATCGCCGCGGTACACGAATCCGCTTCAAGCCCGACACCGAGATCTTCGGCGCCAAGGCCGCGTTCAGGCCGCAGCGGCTGTTCAAGATGGCGCGCTCGAAGGCCTACCTGTTCGGCGGCGTCGAGATCCGCTGGCGCTGCGATCCCGAACTGCTCAAGGGCCTCGACGACGTCCCGGCGGAAGACACCTTCCATTTCCCCGGCGGTCTCAAGGACTATCTGGGCGCGGCGATCCACGCCGACACCCTGGTGCATCCCGACATCTTCTCCGGCAAGTCCGGCCGCAACGGCGCCCACGGCGCCTGCGAGTGGGCCGTGGCCTGGACCGCCGATGCCGACGGCTTTCTGTCGTCCTATACCAACACCGTGCCGACCCCCGACGGCGGCACCCATGAAGCCGGCATGCGCAGCGCGCTGCTGCGCGGCCTGAAGGACCATGCCGAGCGCGCCGGCCAGGGCAAGCGCTCCGGCTCCATCACCTCGGAAGACGTCATGGTCGGCGCCGCCGTGATGCTCAGCGTGTTCGTGCGCGAACCGGAATTCCAGGGCCAGACCAAGGACCGCCTCGCCACCGCGGAAGCCCAGAAGATCGTCGAACAGGCGATCAAGGACCCGTTCGACCACTGGCTGTCCGGCAATCCCGTGCAGGCCAACAAGCTGCTGGAATTTGTGCTGGAACGCGCCGACGAGCGGCTGCGCCGCCGCGCCGAGAAGGAAATCTCCCGCAAGACCGCGGTGAAGAAACTCCGCCTGCCCGGCAAGCTCGCCGATTGCACCAACACCGCGTCGGAAGGCTCCGAACTGTTCATCGTCGAAGGCGACTCCGCCGGCGGCAGCGCCAAGCAGGCGCGCGACCGCAAGACCCAGGCCATCCTGCCGCTGCGCGGAAAAATCCTCAACGTGGCGTCGGCCACCAAGGACAAGCTGACCGCCAACGCGCAGCTGTCCGACCTGATGCAGGCGATCGGCTGCGGCATCGGCCCGCATTACCGCGAAGAGGATCTGCGCTACTCCAAGATCATCATCATGACCGACGCCGACGTCGACGGCGCCCACATCGCGTCATTGCTGATCACCTTCTTCTACCGGCAGACGCCGCGGCTGATCGACGAGGGCCATCTCTATCTCGCGGTGCCGCCGCTGTACCGCCTCACCCATGGCGCCAAGACCATCTATGCTCGCGACGATGCCCACAAGGATGCGCTGCTGAAGAGCGAATTCAACGCCAACGCCAAGGTCGATGTCGGCCGCTTCAAAGGCCTCGGCGAGATGATGCCCGCGCAGCTCAAGGAAACCACGATGGACCCGTCGAAGCGCACCATGCTGCGCGTGGTGCTGCTCGCCGACGATCGCGAAGGCACCGCGGATTCCGTCGAGCGCCTGATGGGCACCAAGGCCGAAGCCCGGTTCGCGTTCATCTCGGACAAGGCGGAGTTCGCCAGCGAGGATCTGCTGGACGTGTAG
- a CDS encoding 2-polyprenyl-6-methoxyphenol hydroxylase-like FAD-dependent oxidoreductase (product_source=COG0654; cath_funfam=3.50.50.60; cog=COG0654; pfam=PF01494; superfamily=51905): MDTGEPTPKPPRVLTTRCCIVGGGPAGMMLGYLLGRAGIETVVLEKHADFFRDFRGDTVHPSTLQVMDELGLIDDFLKIPHDRIQKMEGYFGDTKLRIADISRTNAKYPFIAFMPQWDFLNFLRDKGQRYPHLKVMMNAEATDLVWSGDAVVGVTAMTGEGPLEIRADLTVACDGRHSIVRPAARLEVEDIGAPMDVLWFRVPKGTETDSMFARIETGKMMVTIDRGDYWQCAFVIAKGHYDEIKSRGLDAFRADVSRLAPILKSHIGDVKSWDDVKLLTVAINRLKRWTQPGLLCIGDAAHAMSPVGGVGVNIAVQDAVATANLLAAKLARGPLSEDDLDAVRKRREFPMRMTQGMQVVMQNNIISRALSPGQQPLTPPLLMRLISAVPWLQGLTARFIAIGVRPEHVESPEAQP, translated from the coding sequence ATGGACACCGGCGAGCCGACACCCAAACCTCCGCGCGTTCTGACCACGCGCTGCTGCATCGTCGGCGGCGGGCCGGCGGGCATGATGCTGGGCTATCTGCTCGGCCGTGCCGGTATCGAGACGGTCGTGCTGGAAAAACATGCGGATTTCTTCCGTGATTTTCGCGGCGACACGGTACATCCCTCGACGTTGCAGGTGATGGACGAACTCGGTCTGATCGACGACTTTCTCAAGATTCCGCATGACCGAATCCAGAAGATGGAAGGCTATTTCGGTGACACCAAGTTGCGCATCGCCGATATCAGCCGCACCAACGCCAAGTACCCCTTCATCGCTTTCATGCCGCAGTGGGATTTTCTCAATTTCCTGCGGGACAAGGGACAGCGCTATCCGCATCTCAAGGTGATGATGAACGCCGAAGCCACAGACCTGGTGTGGTCGGGCGATGCGGTCGTCGGCGTGACGGCAATGACAGGGGAAGGGCCGCTCGAAATTCGCGCCGACCTGACAGTGGCTTGCGACGGCCGCCACTCGATCGTTCGCCCGGCCGCCAGGCTTGAGGTCGAGGACATCGGTGCGCCGATGGATGTGCTCTGGTTTCGGGTTCCGAAAGGCACGGAGACCGACAGCATGTTCGCGCGGATCGAGACCGGCAAGATGATGGTGACGATCGATCGTGGCGACTATTGGCAGTGCGCCTTCGTGATCGCCAAGGGACATTATGACGAGATCAAATCACGCGGTCTCGACGCCTTTCGCGCCGATGTCTCCCGTCTCGCGCCCATCCTGAAATCGCACATCGGCGACGTGAAGAGCTGGGACGACGTCAAGCTGCTGACGGTTGCGATCAACCGGCTGAAGCGCTGGACCCAGCCGGGTCTGTTGTGCATCGGCGATGCGGCACATGCGATGTCGCCGGTGGGCGGCGTCGGCGTCAACATCGCCGTACAGGACGCGGTCGCAACCGCCAATCTGCTCGCCGCCAAGCTCGCCAGGGGACCATTGTCCGAGGACGATCTCGACGCGGTCCGGAAGCGGCGGGAATTCCCGATGCGGATGACGCAGGGGATGCAGGTCGTGATGCAAAACAACATCATCAGCCGTGCGCTCAGTCCGGGCCAACAGCCGCTGACGCCGCCGCTTCTCATGCGGCTGATCAGTGCCGTGCCGTGGCTGCAGGGACTGACGGCGCGGTTCATCGCCATCGGCGTACGGCCGGAGCACGTGGAGTCGCCGGAGGCTCAGCCCTGA
- a CDS encoding 2-deoxy-D-gluconate 3-dehydrogenase (product_source=KO:K00065; cath_funfam=3.40.50.720; cog=COG1028; ko=KO:K00065; pfam=PF13561; superfamily=51735) encodes MTSHLFDLTGRVAIVTGGNGGIGLGMARGLAEAGASVVIADRNSANSPQAKAELEKSGRPVLALATDVTDKTSVAKMVSATLAQFSRIDILINNAGISIAAPPEEMALADWQQVIDVNMTAPFLCAQAVYPAMKSAGAGKIINIASVLATFGAGGAANYAASKGGILQLTRSLAAAWAIDNIQSNAILPGWIDTELTQRARERRPELHDRILSRTPANRWGTPHDLAGAAVFLASAASDFVNGAALTVDGGFSIQG; translated from the coding sequence ATGACCAGCCACCTGTTCGATCTCACCGGCCGCGTCGCCATCGTCACGGGCGGCAATGGCGGCATTGGGCTGGGCATGGCGCGCGGGCTCGCGGAAGCCGGCGCGTCGGTGGTGATCGCCGATCGCAACAGCGCCAATTCCCCGCAGGCGAAGGCCGAGCTCGAAAAATCCGGACGTCCGGTTCTGGCGCTCGCGACCGACGTCACCGACAAAACTTCCGTCGCAAAAATGGTTTCGGCGACGCTGGCGCAATTCAGCCGCATCGATATCCTCATCAACAATGCCGGCATCAGCATCGCCGCGCCGCCCGAGGAGATGGCGCTCGCGGACTGGCAGCAGGTCATCGACGTCAACATGACCGCGCCGTTTCTCTGCGCGCAGGCGGTCTATCCCGCGATGAAATCCGCAGGTGCCGGCAAGATCATCAACATCGCTTCGGTGCTGGCGACGTTCGGCGCCGGCGGTGCCGCGAATTACGCCGCGAGCAAGGGCGGCATCCTGCAGCTGACACGTTCGCTGGCTGCCGCATGGGCGATCGACAACATCCAGTCCAATGCCATCCTGCCGGGCTGGATCGACACCGAGCTGACGCAGCGGGCGCGCGAGCGCCGGCCGGAACTCCACGACCGGATTCTGTCGCGCACGCCGGCCAACCGATGGGGCACGCCCCATGATCTTGCCGGCGCCGCGGTGTTTCTGGCCAGCGCCGCCTCCGATTTCGTCAACGGCGCGGCGCTCACCGTCGATGGCGGTTTTTCTATTCAAGGCTGA
- a CDS encoding outer membrane receptor protein involved in Fe transport (product_source=COG1629; cleavage_site_network=SignalP-noTM; cog=COG1629; superfamily=53901): protein MKSTFLAAAALLMAASAAMAQAPAPETAPDAAPAASAAARAAKAPRKPAVIHATAPATPAAKSLEALEISQIVGIRQVDASTYEIDAKMQNGTPVNLRMNAFVMQDLGRQLGTYGK, encoded by the coding sequence GTGAAATCAACATTCCTCGCAGCCGCTGCGCTCCTGATGGCGGCTTCAGCCGCAATGGCCCAGGCGCCTGCCCCGGAGACCGCGCCGGATGCCGCACCCGCAGCAAGCGCGGCGGCCCGTGCCGCCAAAGCCCCGCGCAAGCCGGCCGTCATTCATGCCACCGCGCCGGCCACACCGGCGGCGAAATCGCTGGAGGCGCTCGAGATCAGCCAGATCGTCGGCATCCGCCAGGTCGATGCGTCCACCTACGAAATCGACGCCAAGATGCAGAATGGCACGCCGGTGAATCTGCGCATGAACGCCTTCGTGATGCAGGACCTCGGCCGGCAGTTGGGCACCTACGGCAAATAG
- a CDS encoding putative membrane protein (product_source=COG4280; cog=COG4280; superfamily=81343; transmembrane_helix_parts=Inside_1_6,TMhelix_7_29,Outside_30_38,TMhelix_39_58,Inside_59_61), translating into MRIPFLALGLLAFLVGLLWIGQGTGLVAWPRSSFMISQMQWAWYGAGLAVVGLGLMWLARR; encoded by the coding sequence ATGCGCATTCCCTTCCTCGCCCTCGGTCTGCTCGCGTTCCTCGTCGGCCTGCTCTGGATCGGCCAGGGCACCGGTCTCGTGGCTTGGCCGCGCTCCAGCTTCATGATCAGCCAGATGCAATGGGCCTGGTACGGCGCCGGGCTGGCTGTCGTGGGGCTCGGCCTGATGTGGCTGGCGCGGCGCTAG
- a CDS encoding hypothetical protein (product_source=Hypo-rule applied; superfamily=81442; transmembrane_helix_parts=Inside_1_6,TMhelix_7_26,Outside_27_35,TMhelix_36_58,Inside_59_70,TMhelix_71_93,Outside_94_96,TMhelix_97_119,Inside_120_124), producing the protein MIGSLMMCVSVVVLLVGMVAGIVMGIQQNFLLGPAHAHLNLIGGVLLFLFGLYYRTFPAIGQTTLAKVQGWLHIVGGLLFPAGIALVLAVSHAWEAVPIIGALTMFVAMALFAVIVLRAERAGP; encoded by the coding sequence ATGATCGGATCGCTGATGATGTGCGTGAGCGTGGTCGTGCTGCTGGTCGGGATGGTGGCCGGCATCGTGATGGGCATCCAGCAGAATTTCCTGCTCGGGCCGGCCCATGCGCATCTCAACCTGATTGGCGGCGTGCTGCTGTTTCTATTCGGGTTGTATTATCGAACCTTTCCCGCTATCGGACAAACCACGCTGGCCAAGGTCCAGGGCTGGCTGCACATCGTCGGCGGCCTGCTGTTCCCGGCCGGTATTGCTCTGGTACTGGCGGTGAGCCACGCCTGGGAGGCGGTGCCGATCATCGGCGCCCTGACCATGTTCGTGGCCATGGCATTGTTCGCCGTGATCGTGTTACGGGCCGAGCGCGCTGGACCCTAG
- a CDS encoding superfamily II DNA/RNA helicase (product_source=COG0513; cath_funfam=3.40.50.300; cog=COG0513; pfam=PF00270,PF00271; smart=SM00487,SM00490; superfamily=52540): MSFSHLGLSDKVLAAVAATGYTTPTPIQEQAIPHVLARRDVLGIAQTGTGKTAAFVLPMMTMLEKGRARARMPRTLILEPTRELAAQVKEQFDKYGVGQKLNVALLIGGVSFGDQDSKLTRGVDVLIATPGRLLDHTERGGLLLTGVELLVIDEADRMLDMGFIPDIERICKLVPFTRQTLFFTATMPTEIRRITETFLHNPVKIEVSKPASTAVTVTQSQVPVGREPHEKREALRALLRGATDLNNAIIFCNRKREVALLAKSLEKHGFSVGALHGDMEQSARTAALDQFRKGELPLLVASDVAARGLDIPAVSHVFNFDVPHHPDDYVHRIGRTGRAGRTGTAISLVAPSDQKSILAIEKLIGQPIPRDESGVTLSEAGDGTAPATDGAEPPRQSRHRTGNREANAEQPRGGSRGGNRENSRGGHREGSGDRKPRREREPRRSGGDRERSPSPQPQVAEAAFTPPVAPPVSRAPSIGRAEALRPRREEASEPADHSHLPAFLLRPIRARV, encoded by the coding sequence ATGTCCTTCTCCCATCTCGGCTTGTCCGACAAGGTGCTCGCCGCAGTCGCGGCCACCGGTTACACCACCCCCACCCCCATTCAGGAACAGGCGATTCCTCACGTGCTGGCGCGCCGCGACGTGCTCGGCATCGCCCAGACCGGCACCGGCAAGACCGCCGCCTTCGTGCTGCCGATGATGACGATGCTGGAAAAGGGCCGCGCCCGCGCCCGCATGCCACGCACCCTCATTCTCGAACCGACCCGCGAACTCGCGGCGCAGGTCAAGGAGCAGTTCGACAAATACGGCGTCGGCCAGAAACTCAACGTCGCGCTGCTGATCGGCGGCGTCTCGTTCGGCGACCAGGACTCCAAGCTGACCCGCGGCGTCGACGTGCTGATCGCCACGCCGGGCCGCCTGCTCGACCACACCGAGCGCGGCGGACTTCTGCTCACCGGCGTCGAATTGCTGGTGATCGACGAAGCCGACCGCATGCTCGACATGGGCTTCATTCCCGACATCGAGCGCATCTGCAAGCTGGTGCCGTTCACCCGCCAGACGCTGTTCTTCACGGCGACGATGCCGACCGAAATCCGCCGCATCACCGAGACCTTCCTGCACAACCCGGTGAAGATCGAAGTCTCCAAGCCGGCCTCCACCGCCGTCACCGTGACCCAGTCGCAGGTCCCCGTCGGCCGCGAACCGCACGAGAAGCGCGAAGCACTCCGTGCCCTGCTGCGCGGCGCTACTGACCTCAACAACGCGATCATCTTCTGCAACCGCAAGCGTGAAGTGGCACTGCTGGCAAAGTCGCTGGAGAAGCACGGCTTCAGCGTCGGCGCCCTGCACGGCGACATGGAGCAGTCGGCCCGCACCGCGGCGCTCGATCAGTTCCGCAAGGGCGAGCTGCCGTTGCTGGTCGCCTCCGACGTCGCCGCCCGCGGCCTCGACATTCCCGCCGTCAGCCACGTCTTCAACTTCGACGTGCCGCATCATCCCGATGACTACGTGCATCGGATCGGCCGCACCGGCCGCGCCGGCCGCACCGGCACCGCGATCTCGCTGGTGGCGCCGTCCGACCAGAAGTCCATCCTCGCCATCGAGAAACTGATCGGCCAGCCGATCCCGCGCGACGAGAGCGGCGTCACTCTCAGCGAAGCCGGCGATGGCACTGCGCCCGCCACGGACGGTGCCGAGCCGCCGCGGCAGTCCCGCCATCGCACCGGCAACCGCGAAGCCAATGCGGAGCAGCCGCGCGGCGGAAGCCGTGGCGGCAACCGTGAAAATTCACGCGGCGGCCATCGTGAGGGCTCCGGCGACCGCAAGCCGCGCCGCGAGCGCGAGCCGCGCCGTTCAGGCGGCGATCGCGAGCGTAGCCCGAGCCCGCAGCCGCAGGTCGCGGAAGCGGCTTTCACGCCGCCGGTGGCGCCGCCGGTTTCACGCGCGCCGTCGATCGGCCGCGCCGAAGCGCTGCGTCCGCGCCGCGAGGAAGCCTCCGAACCGGCCGATCACTCCCACCTGCCGGCGTTCCTGCTGCGTCCGATCCGCGCGCGGGTGTGA
- a CDS encoding membrane protein DedA with SNARE-associated domain (product_source=COG0586; cog=COG0586; pfam=PF09335; superfamily=53901; transmembrane_helix_parts=Inside_1_12,TMhelix_13_35,Outside_36_38,TMhelix_39_61,Inside_62_146,TMhelix_147_169,Outside_170_172) translates to MLGLIDFVRQHQSWAAPIVLVLAFGESLAFISLLIPAWGALVAIGALIGAGGLSFCWVWIAGGVGAALGDWLSYWLGLKYKDHVAQIWPLSRYPEILPRGEAFVKKWGVPSIFIGRFFGPLRASVPLAAGIFEMSYWRFQVANFVSALVWSAALLLFGDIISVFVQWLWRTL, encoded by the coding sequence ATGCTTGGACTGATCGATTTCGTGCGCCAGCACCAAAGCTGGGCCGCGCCGATCGTGCTGGTGCTGGCATTCGGCGAGTCGCTGGCCTTCATCTCGCTGCTGATTCCGGCCTGGGGCGCGCTGGTGGCCATCGGGGCGCTGATCGGCGCCGGCGGCCTCAGTTTCTGTTGGGTCTGGATCGCCGGCGGCGTCGGGGCTGCCTTGGGCGACTGGCTGTCCTACTGGTTAGGCCTCAAATACAAGGACCACGTCGCGCAGATCTGGCCGCTGTCGCGCTACCCCGAGATTCTGCCGCGCGGCGAAGCCTTTGTGAAGAAATGGGGGGTGCCAAGTATCTTCATCGGTCGCTTCTTCGGGCCGCTGCGCGCCTCGGTGCCGCTCGCTGCTGGCATTTTCGAGATGTCGTACTGGCGTTTCCAGGTGGCGAATTTTGTCTCGGCGCTGGTGTGGTCGGCAGCGCTATTGCTGTTCGGCGATATCATCTCGGTGTTCGTGCAATGGCTGTGGCGCACGCTCTGA
- a CDS encoding hypothetical protein (product_source=Hypo-rule applied; cath_funfam=3.40.50.1460; cleavage_site_network=SignalP-noTM; pfam=PF00656; superfamily=52129), protein MMKLLTGLAMRIGVVMALAAFAAPAQAEKRVALVIGNNDYRNVPKLQKAVNDARTIGETLKQLGFSVMVAENQTRQAFSQSLLAFDGTIEPGDTVFFFFAGHGFEIAGQNYLLPTDVPAATEGQEELVRDSAILADRIVTRLQTRGARTSILVFDACRNNPFERAGTRAVAGGGGLAPMTTLPEGVFSIFSAGPRQTALDRLSDKDDNPNSVFTRTFVKELQQPSLNLVQVAQRTRRVVSEMADTVKHRQVPVYFDQMVDDVFLSGPAALPQADAKPAAPLQQVAALPPVSVPRAPSNEAVNAPIASFSRHNGGWSVVFSIADPTLGISWRMGDTGEFRETGLIDTLDPRTRKRMPNPSIELASDAPASTIQLRYVDASGEMQGPFPIRFDPEAALIRDQRKILDMTANSWLSFRDYNGLLVYYTHLMSYRCAIREARIGIDSAVPDKVLKLPPCDPRDPSVIPHDAQLSMKLPPATRSVSVELTFKDGSVSEIKSFRR, encoded by the coding sequence ATGATGAAGCTTTTGACCGGACTCGCGATGCGGATCGGCGTCGTGATGGCGCTGGCAGCGTTCGCAGCACCGGCGCAGGCCGAGAAACGCGTCGCCTTGGTGATCGGCAACAATGATTACCGCAACGTCCCGAAACTGCAGAAGGCGGTCAACGACGCCCGCACCATCGGCGAGACGCTGAAGCAACTCGGCTTCAGCGTGATGGTGGCGGAGAACCAGACGAGGCAGGCGTTCAGCCAGAGCCTGCTGGCGTTCGACGGGACGATCGAGCCCGGCGACACCGTATTCTTCTTTTTCGCCGGTCATGGTTTTGAGATCGCCGGGCAGAACTATCTGCTGCCGACCGACGTGCCCGCCGCCACAGAAGGCCAGGAAGAACTGGTGCGCGACTCCGCGATTCTGGCCGACCGCATCGTGACGCGGCTGCAGACGAGGGGCGCGCGCACCTCGATCCTGGTGTTCGACGCCTGTCGCAACAATCCGTTTGAACGTGCCGGCACCCGCGCCGTCGCTGGCGGCGGCGGGCTTGCGCCGATGACGACACTGCCGGAGGGCGTGTTCTCGATCTTCTCGGCGGGGCCGCGGCAGACCGCGCTGGATCGTCTCTCGGACAAGGACGACAATCCGAACTCGGTGTTCACCCGCACCTTCGTGAAAGAGCTGCAGCAGCCATCGCTGAACCTGGTGCAGGTGGCGCAGCGCACCCGTCGCGTGGTCAGCGAGATGGCCGATACAGTGAAGCATCGCCAGGTGCCGGTGTATTTCGACCAGATGGTCGATGATGTCTTCTTGAGTGGTCCCGCGGCGTTGCCGCAGGCCGACGCGAAGCCGGCCGCGCCGTTGCAGCAGGTCGCCGCGCTGCCACCGGTGTCGGTGCCGCGCGCGCCGTCCAACGAGGCGGTGAACGCGCCGATCGCCAGCTTCTCGCGGCACAATGGCGGCTGGAGCGTGGTGTTCTCGATCGCCGATCCCACGCTCGGGATTTCCTGGCGGATGGGCGACACCGGTGAATTCCGCGAGACCGGATTGATCGATACGCTGGATCCGCGTACCCGCAAGCGGATGCCGAATCCGTCGATCGAACTGGCGTCGGATGCGCCGGCTTCGACGATCCAGCTGCGCTATGTCGATGCCTCCGGCGAGATGCAGGGCCCGTTCCCGATCCGCTTCGATCCCGAGGCCGCCCTGATCCGCGACCAGCGCAAGATTCTGGACATGACCGCCAATAGCTGGCTGTCGTTCCGCGACTACAATGGACTGCTGGTCTACTACACTCATCTGATGTCGTATCGCTGCGCCATCCGCGAGGCCCGGATCGGCATCGACAGCGCGGTGCCGGACAAGGTGCTGAAGCTGCCGCCGTGCGATCCCCGCGACCCCTCGGTGATCCCGCACGACGCGCAGCTTTCCATGAAGCTGCCGCCGGCAACCAGGTCGGTTTCGGTTGAACTCACTTTCAAGGATGGTAGCGTGTCGGAGATCAAGAGTTTCCGGCGCTGA
- a CDS encoding 2-deoxy-D-gluconate 3-dehydrogenase (product_source=KO:K00065; cath_funfam=3.40.50.720; cog=COG1028; ko=KO:K00065; pfam=PF13561; superfamily=51735), producing the protein MTNGPFDLAGKVAIVTGGNGGIGLGMARGLADAGAAIAIVGRNEGKSNAAAAELKQSGARAIAISADVTDKAAVDAMIARTRQEFGRVDILVNNAGINIRKPPHVLVLEEWDSVIKTNLTSAFLCSQAAYPAMKQAGGGKIINIGSMMSIFGASFAPAYAASKGGIVQFTRSCAVAWAADNIQVNAVLPGWIDTELTQNARREIDGLHDKVLARTPSARWGASDDFAGIAVFLSSSASDFVTGTAIPVDGGFSIQG; encoded by the coding sequence ATGACAAACGGACCGTTCGATCTCGCCGGCAAGGTAGCCATCGTCACCGGCGGCAATGGCGGCATCGGGCTCGGCATGGCGCGTGGCCTCGCTGATGCCGGCGCGGCGATTGCGATCGTCGGACGCAATGAAGGCAAGTCGAATGCCGCGGCCGCCGAACTGAAGCAGAGCGGCGCCAGGGCGATCGCGATATCCGCCGACGTCACCGACAAGGCCGCCGTAGACGCAATGATCGCGCGTACGCGACAGGAATTCGGCCGCGTCGATATTCTCGTCAACAATGCCGGCATCAATATCCGCAAGCCGCCGCACGTGCTGGTGCTGGAGGAATGGGACAGTGTCATCAAGACCAACCTGACCAGCGCGTTCCTGTGCTCGCAGGCGGCCTACCCCGCGATGAAGCAGGCGGGCGGCGGCAAGATCATCAACATCGGCTCGATGATGTCGATCTTCGGCGCCAGCTTCGCGCCGGCCTATGCCGCCAGCAAGGGCGGCATCGTGCAGTTCACCCGCTCCTGCGCCGTCGCCTGGGCAGCGGACAATATTCAGGTCAACGCCGTGCTGCCGGGCTGGATCGATACCGAGTTGACGCAGAATGCGCGGCGCGAAATCGATGGCCTGCACGACAAGGTGCTGGCGCGTACGCCTTCTGCGCGCTGGGGCGCTTCGGATGATTTCGCGGGCATCGCGGTGTTCCTCAGCTCCTCCGCGTCGGACTTTGTCACCGGCACGGCAATCCCCGTCGATGGGGGATTTTCCATTCAGGGCTGA